A part of Pararhizobium sp. A13 genomic DNA contains:
- a CDS encoding ATP-binding protein, translating into MWSLRTRFTALLVASVVLVLVVAAFVTATLLRKPPEAAFDQALAEKAELTALLLRADPSAAETMRIPIQQKPAENRVDREQTRNVLAEGRRLGYTSDVVVLENFNRHSKGIAVRLDGDRWAYLDFPGPGPFPILPLAAYLTLVAIGMAGIAIYASNVMMRPLRLLDETIANIRPDGIIPELPETGPMEVRTTAKTINRLATRLNAAVSSRMRMIAAAGHDMRTPMTRMRLRAEFVGDGDDRQSWLKDLDELDHIADSAIRLVREEVSPAAREQVAFDAVVRSVAAEICETGLPVEQGAIAPVFVKGAPFALKRAIRNLVVNAATHGQGAGVALSSNGAEAVLTIADSGPGIPQNLLDRVFEPFFRVDQARRQLVPGAGLGLAISREIIENHGGTIAIVNRSEGGLLQTVRLPLCTPVQD; encoded by the coding sequence ATGTGGTCGCTGCGCACCCGGTTTACGGCGCTGCTCGTCGCCTCGGTCGTGCTCGTGTTGGTTGTCGCGGCCTTCGTGACGGCAACGCTGCTGCGCAAGCCGCCGGAAGCCGCGTTTGACCAAGCTCTGGCGGAGAAGGCCGAACTCACCGCCCTGTTGCTGCGGGCTGATCCATCCGCAGCGGAAACAATGCGCATTCCGATACAGCAAAAGCCTGCGGAAAATCGCGTAGATCGGGAGCAGACCCGTAACGTTCTCGCAGAAGGCAGGCGGCTGGGCTACACCTCCGACGTCGTCGTGCTCGAAAACTTCAATCGGCATTCCAAAGGCATTGCCGTTCGCCTTGATGGTGACCGCTGGGCTTACCTGGATTTTCCTGGTCCCGGCCCGTTTCCGATTCTGCCGCTTGCCGCCTACCTCACCCTCGTCGCGATCGGCATGGCGGGGATCGCAATCTATGCCAGCAACGTCATGATGCGGCCGTTGCGCCTCCTCGACGAGACGATTGCCAACATCCGGCCAGACGGCATCATTCCGGAACTGCCGGAAACCGGGCCGATGGAAGTGCGCACCACCGCAAAGACCATCAATCGGCTGGCGACACGGCTGAATGCGGCGGTGTCGAGCCGCATGCGGATGATTGCGGCCGCCGGGCACGATATGCGCACGCCGATGACGCGTATGCGGCTTCGGGCGGAATTCGTCGGCGATGGCGACGACCGGCAATCCTGGCTCAAGGATCTCGACGAACTCGACCATATCGCCGACAGCGCTATCCGTTTGGTGCGAGAAGAGGTCAGCCCCGCCGCGCGGGAACAGGTGGCGTTTGACGCGGTTGTTCGTTCGGTCGCGGCAGAGATCTGCGAAACGGGCCTGCCCGTGGAGCAGGGCGCGATCGCGCCCGTCTTCGTCAAGGGTGCGCCCTTTGCGCTGAAGCGTGCCATCCGCAATCTTGTGGTGAATGCCGCGACCCATGGTCAGGGCGCCGGTGTGGCTCTTTCCAGCAATGGGGCGGAAGCTGTGCTGACGATTGCCGACAGCGGTCCCGGCATCCCACAGAACCTGCTCGACCGCGTCTTCGAGCCGTTCTTCCGTGTCGATCAGGCGCGTCGGCAGCTTGTGCCGGGCGCCGG